A stretch of the Pseudorasbora parva isolate DD20220531a chromosome 13, ASM2467924v1, whole genome shotgun sequence genome encodes the following:
- the cep78 gene encoding centrosomal protein of 78 kDa — MMLEPAQIRRRGAQDFEGFYDHVCAAQGSAPVRAVKASLSRGMLDFNPDPINLVDWTPILSALAINKHLQHVAIKSCYLTSTGAQSSYKTHNKKKTPVIHSKNMTLQLCKAVQKCLCESSSLKSLHLHGLPLRERDLTALTKGLSKSVSLEHLSLAQCPIADQGLEVICQSVKYSSTIKTVDFTSCNITWQGAEHMANIIKHQALRRHSTAWVETLRYRRAEFEAMSGLRRLTLNDNILIGDRGVMALARELSEDLWVKAVDLQRCGISNEGAQVLEQMLQSNSTLCVLDIRRNPLIDDNVVKAVLKKVLMNAKSHDSQYLWLKPPSPKDTLDHSRQLRRRNAGKATYRIGSRRSSSVSSVWRPPLPGSVGYVPWRTAARAGSQRGVSQADGMTDQSFQNATSVRVTVETESESGEVDDAHVPSPQEKITSHQFRRLQTENSRLQVELEECRLRLAEERNTRLKTNSRLVELELENERLRSLNQSLSEAHLSASVLEDDHVLESIESSFHKFHAFLDLLKDAGLGRFASMAGIDQSDFGLLGHPQLSSTERTNISRENQRNQERSESSAMADILQPVSRTHSEPPANAEDFPQPHSQQEVPLIPVSFGRASQTSQEPLEFEAPERSRQSSDPSSRQRASGGSGSGSSVSSVSLQSKGSKSSRANGSVCSALNSRASSRSALGSGRHSASGSQRGAAGLVGF, encoded by the exons TCAAGGATCGGCTCCAGTCCGTGCGGTGAAGGCCAGCCTGAGTCGAGGGATGTTAGATTTTAACCCGGATCCCATCAATCTGGTGGACTGGACACCAATACTATCGGCCCTGGCCATCAACAAACACCTTCAGCATGTTGCCATTAAGAGCTGTTACCTCACCAGCACTGGAGCTCAAA GTTCTTACAAGACCCATAATAAGAAGAAGACTCCTGTGATTCATTCCAAGAATATGACGCTTCAGTTGTGCAAGGCTGTGCAAAAGTGCCTGTGTGAGTCGAGCAGCCTGAAGAGCCTTCATCTACACGGCCTGCCGCTGAGAGAGAGGGACCTCACCGCTCTCACAAAG GGTTTATCTAAGAGTGTGTCATTGGAGCATCTCTCTTTAGCACAGTGTCCGATCGCAGATCAAGGTTTGGAAG TCATTTGTCAGAGTGTGAAATATTCTTCAACGATTAAAACCGTGGATTTCACTTCCTGTAATATTACCTGGCAAGGAGCGGAGCATATGGCGAACATCATAAAG CACCAGGCGCTGAGGCGGCATAGTACGGCGTGGGTGGAGACTTTGCGCTACAGAAGGGCGGAGTTTGAAGCCATGAGCGGACTGCGCAGACTTACTCTCAACGACAACATTCTGATCGGAGACAGAGGAGTAATGGCTCTTGCCCGTGAGCTTTCAGAGGACCTGTGGGTCAAAG CGGTGGACCTGCAGCGCTGTGGCATCTCTAATGAAGGAGCTCAAGTTCTCGAGCAGATGCTTCAGTCCAATTCCACTCTGTGTGTGCTTGACATCAGGAGGAACCCGCTCATCG ATGATAATGTGGTGAAGGCTGTCCTCAAAAAAGTCCTCATGAATGCCAAAAGCCATGACTCACAG tatCTTTGGCTCAAACCACCTTCTCCTAAAGACACTCTTGATCATTCACGGCAGTTGAGGAGGAGAAACGCAGGGAAAGCTACATATCGAATTG GATCCCGACGCTCCTCATCCGTAAGCTCTGTGTGGAGGCCTCCTCTGCCTGGGTCAGTGGGGTACGTCCCATGGCGCACTGCTGCACGGGCGGGCTCACAGAG AGGTGTGTCACAGGCTGACGGGATGACAGACCAGAGCTTTCAA AACGCCACCTCTGTGCGGGTAACCGTGGAGACGGAGTCCGAGTCTGGGGAGGTGGATGATGCGCATGTACCGAGTCCTCAGGAGAAAATCACAAGCCACCAATTCAGAAGACTACAGACGGAGAACAGCCGATTACAG GTGGAGCTAGAAGAGTGTCGGCTGAGGTTGGCAGAGGAGAGGAACACCAGACTAAAAACCAACTCTCGTCTGGTGGAG CTGGAGCTGGAGAATGAGCGTTTGCGCAGTCTGAATCAATCCCTGTCTGAAGCCCATCTCAGCGCCTCTGTTCTAGAGGATGATCATGTGCTGGAAAGCATCGAATCCTCCTTCCACAAATTCCACGCCTTCCTAGACCTGCTGAAAGACGCTGG GCTGGGCCGGTTTGCGTCTATGGCTGGAATTGACCAATCAGACTTCGGGCTTCTTGGGCATCCTCAGCTCTCCTCAACAGAGAGGACAAACATCAGCCGAGAGAACCAGAGAAACCAGGAGAGGAGCGAGAGTTCAGCC ATGGCAGACATTCTTCAACCTGTATCAAGGACCCATTCAGAACCTCCTGCTAACGCTGAAGACTTTCCCCAGCCTCATTCCCAACAGGAAGTGCCTCTAATTCCAGTCAGCTTTGGTCGTGCCTCCCAAACGTCACAGGAGCCACTTGAGTTTGAGGCCCCGGAGCGGAGCCGGCAGTCCTCTGACCCCTCAAGCCGCCAGAGGGCCAGCGGAGGCTCCGGCTCAGGAAGTTCAGTCAGCAGTGTCAGTCTTCAGTCCAAAGGCTCGAAGTCTTCTCGGGCGAACGGATCCGTGTGCTCTGCTCTGAACTCCAGAGCGTCGAGTCGGTCTGCGTTGGGTTCAGGCAGACACAGCGCTTCCGGAAGCCAGAGAGGTGCGGCTGGATTGGTCGGGTTCTAG